One part of the Brachionichthys hirsutus isolate HB-005 unplaced genomic scaffold, CSIRO-AGI_Bhir_v1 contig_321, whole genome shotgun sequence genome encodes these proteins:
- the LOC137915169 gene encoding protein FAM110C-like, translated as MEATSDATKILEKGPEYLRKQMELDGETKGHISAVERLAASKPKYVRSQQAVNSTEEPVTALGSASVSSAESSKWSLTCAGKIVKESYSCGEQSSPGQVRRYSSKKRPDSLLLYRQKSDPLRKSINDRKQHAKRKLLLSSATKSASLPEATEKDCKAAESTGKAATPEGRAKECSSNEGGSHPQRRANEGAERSTSAATGAASRVNKSANLLTVPECEGRSAKGVGRSHSDISSRYSKSFADFDAFFKYCGLGGEVIESLGKENFSARSDEVTISVRRVSIATSDGSFGRCSGNGNSNSECLLEDELHDKMRQGTSVVERNARIIKWLYSCKNATEAGKRLRDLD; from the coding sequence ATGGAGGCGACCAGCGATGCCACAAAAATCCTGGAGAAGGGTCCCGAATACCTTCGAAAGCAAATGGAGCTCGACGGTGAGACGAAAGGACACATCAGTGCAGTGGAGAGGCTCGCTGCGAGCAAACCTAAATACGTCAGAAGCCAACAGGCGGTCAACTCGACTGAGGAGCCCGTGACCGCCCTCGGCTCTGCCTCTGTGAGTAGCGCTGAGTCTTCTAAGTGGAGTTTGACCTGTGCGGGGAAAATAGTCAAGGAGAGTTACTCATGTGGTGAACAAAGCTCACCAGGGCAAGTACGTCGGTACAGCTCCAAAAAAAGGCCAGACTCCCTCCTGCTTTACAGACAGAAAAGTGACCCGCTgagaaaatcaataaatgatcGGAAACAACATGCAAAACGAAAGTTGCTGCTCAGCTCTGCGACCAAAAGTGCTTCTTTACCTGAGGCAACAGAAAAAGACTGCAAAGCTGCTGAAAGCACAGGGAAAGCCGCCACGCCCGAAGGGAGAGCAAAGGAATGCAGCTCAAATGAAGGTGGCTCTCATCCACAGAGGAGGGCCAATGAGGGAGCGGAGCGCAGCACCTCTGCGGCAACGGGGGCAGCAAGCCGTGTAAATAAATCCGCCAATCTCCTGACAGTTCCCGAGTGTGAGGGGCGCTCGGCTAAAGGGGTTGGTCGTTCTCACTCTGACATTAGTTCCAGGTATTCCAAAAGTTTTGCAGACTTTGATGCTTTTTTCAAGTACTGTGGGCTGGGCGGCGAGGTTATCGAGTCTTTGGGGAAGGAGAACTTCTCCGCACGATCAGATGAAGTGACAATAAGCGTGCGGCGCGTAAGCATTGCTACGTCAGACGGCAGCTTCGGCAGGTGCAGCGGCAACGGCAACAGCAACAGCGAGTGCCTCCTGGAGGACGAGTTGCATGACAAGATGCGTCAAGGGACATCAGTTGTTGAGCGCAATGCGAGGATCATCAAATGGCTGTACAGCTGCAAGAATGCTACAGAGGCTGGGAAACGACTGAGGGACTTGGATTGA